The uncultured Eubacteriales bacterium region GCGATCTGGGCGGTGGCCTCGGTACCGGGGCGCAGGCCGCTCTCCTGACCGCCGCCCAGGAAGAGGGGCGATAGCTTTAGGCCCTTTTTCACATATAGCGCCCCCACCCCTTTGGGTGCACGGATCTTGTGTCCGCTTATGGTAAGTAGGTCCACCCCCAGCTCCTTGACGGTGAAAGGCACCTTCAAAAAGCCCTGCACCGCGTCGGTGTGCAGCAAGGCGGGGGAGCCCATGGCTCTGATGGCCTCCGCGGCTCCGGCTACGTCCTGGACCGTGCCCAGCTCGTTATTTACCAGCATGAGGGACACCAGCACCGTATCGGGCCGCAGGGCGGCCCTCAGCGCATCGATGGAGATATGGCCCCACTTGTCGGGCTTCAGATAGGTGACCTCATAGCTCTCCCTCGCCAGGGCCTTGCATGGCTCCAGCACCGCGGAGTGCTCGATGGCGGAGGTAATGATGTGTTTTCCCTTCCGGCGGCCCAGCTCGGCGGCGCCCCGGATGGCCCAATTGTCCCCCTCGGTGCCGCAGGATGTGAAATAGACCTCTTCAGCGGCGCAGCCCAGGGCGGCGGCCAAGCTCGAGCGGGCGGACCTCACCAGCTCGGCGGCGGGCCTGCCCATCGGGTGGCCGGAGGAGGGGTTGCCGTAGCACTCAGTCATGGCGGCCACAGCCGCCTCCACTGCCTCGGCACAAACCTGAGTCGTGGCGGCATTATCAAGATAAATCATAAAAAACCCCTCCTTCAGCGCGTGTTTTTCTATTCTAATGCCTGATAATCATAAAGTCAAGCGGCCAGCCTACGTCGGCTGGCCGCTTACTATATAAGAGAGGAAAAACGAGGTTTTATTTCTCCAGCGCGGCACTCTCGCCCGCGATGCGGCCGAACACCATGATGTCCACCAGGGCGTTGCCGCCTACGCGGTTACCGGCATGGATGCCGCCGGCAACCTCACCTGCTGCATACAGGCCGGGGATCACGTCGCCGTTGGCGTTGAGCACCTGAGTCTGGGCGTTGATCTCAAGACCGCCCATGGTGTGGTGGATGGAGGGAGTACGGATGGT contains the following coding sequences:
- the iscS gene encoding cysteine desulfurase (tRNA sulfurtransferase), PLP-dependent (Evidence 2a : Function of homologous gene experimentally demonstrated in an other organism; PubMedId : 10393315, 10544286, 10600118, 10739946, 10781558, 10781607, 10829016, 10908675, 12549933, 12860127, 20068850, 20245547, 20347927, 21326031, 21576235, 8663056, 9298646; Product type e : enzyme), whose amino-acid sequence is MIYLDNAATTQVCAEAVEAAVAAMTECYGNPSSGHPMGRPAAELVRSARSSLAAALGCAAEEVYFTSCGTEGDNWAIRGAAELGRRKGKHIITSAIEHSAVLEPCKALARESYEVTYLKPDKWGHISIDALRAALRPDTVLVSLMLVNNELGTVQDVAGAAEAIRAMGSPALLHTDAVQGFLKVPFTVKELGVDLLTISGHKIRAPKGVGALYVKKGLKLSPLFLGGGQESGLRPGTEATAQIAALAAAVGAWWPEYRERMAAVKAYALEGLSALQGVEIISGGDAPHICAISLPGYPSEMLVRALGDAGVCVSSGSACHRGKPSHVFAALGLPKQTLMGVLRISFSPESTREDVDALCRALAGIREARISAQ